The following are encoded in a window of Halosolutus halophilus genomic DNA:
- a CDS encoding SulP family inorganic anion transporter, whose translation MLEWLPQYNTSWLRLDVVAGITVAASVIPEGLAYASLANMPPETGLYAGLMAVIAYLFLGTSRQVIVGPTSALAILLASGVGTVASGNTASYGSLVIVTTILVGVFAVIAWAFRVGFLVHFISGSVLTGFSAGAALYIMSTQISKLFGIESSTSGGFFGETFFGRIWFAGTHLAETNPETLAVGVAGIVLLLLGERYAPRAPTALVVVVLSIVLMSVTNLQARGVDVVGSIPSGLPSLTVPSIPSIATLGALVPVAASLFLLSYVEGIGAVETFARRHDYRTDANQELLADGVANLAAGFGGGFVVGGSMSRSALNDAVGGKTQLTNAVVALVLVVVLLLLTGVFANLPETILAAIVIVAVTSLFDASTLRQLYHVSKSEFAIAMSALLGVLTVGMLWGVFIGVVLSLLVTISRVSSPTTHELGQIAGTDHFVALDLYPAATTITDVFVYRVEAELFYANADTVRTDLLERLAKRDSDVELVVFDLTSSSTVDFGAAQMLEELQQKLGSRGIDLRFAEAEPEVVQLFETMGFAANIDGVKPEESVDDVIDRWSAEQSSE comes from the coding sequence GTGCTCGAGTGGCTTCCACAGTATAACACGTCGTGGCTCCGTCTGGACGTCGTCGCGGGAATCACCGTCGCGGCGTCGGTCATTCCCGAAGGGTTGGCGTACGCATCGTTAGCGAACATGCCGCCGGAGACCGGCTTGTACGCCGGGTTGATGGCTGTTATCGCCTACCTGTTTCTCGGCACCTCCCGGCAAGTCATCGTGGGACCGACCTCGGCGCTGGCGATTCTGCTCGCCAGTGGTGTCGGGACAGTCGCTAGCGGAAACACCGCCTCGTATGGGTCACTCGTCATTGTGACGACGATCCTCGTCGGCGTCTTCGCAGTTATTGCGTGGGCGTTTCGGGTGGGCTTTCTCGTCCACTTCATCTCGGGATCGGTTCTCACGGGGTTTTCCGCCGGAGCGGCGCTGTACATTATGTCCACCCAGATCAGCAAACTGTTCGGCATCGAGAGCAGCACGTCGGGCGGCTTCTTCGGGGAAACGTTCTTTGGGCGGATCTGGTTCGCCGGGACTCATCTCGCTGAGACGAACCCTGAGACACTAGCCGTCGGTGTTGCTGGCATCGTGTTGCTCCTCCTTGGAGAACGGTACGCGCCGCGTGCCCCCACCGCGCTCGTCGTCGTCGTCCTCTCGATCGTGCTCATGTCGGTGACGAACCTGCAGGCCCGCGGTGTCGACGTCGTCGGGTCGATTCCGAGCGGTCTCCCCTCGCTGACGGTTCCGTCGATTCCCAGTATCGCGACGCTGGGCGCCCTCGTCCCCGTCGCCGCTTCGTTGTTCCTTCTCTCGTACGTCGAAGGCATCGGCGCAGTCGAGACGTTTGCCAGACGACACGACTACCGAACCGATGCGAATCAGGAACTGTTGGCCGACGGCGTCGCCAACCTCGCCGCTGGCTTTGGTGGCGGATTCGTCGTCGGGGGAAGTATGTCTCGGTCGGCGCTCAACGACGCTGTCGGCGGCAAAACGCAACTCACGAACGCCGTGGTCGCTCTCGTTCTCGTCGTCGTCCTGCTGCTTCTCACCGGCGTATTCGCGAATCTCCCAGAAACGATTCTCGCAGCGATCGTTATCGTCGCCGTCACGTCCCTTTTCGACGCGAGCACACTCCGCCAACTGTACCACGTGAGCAAGAGTGAGTTTGCCATCGCGATGTCGGCCTTGCTCGGAGTACTCACGGTCGGGATGCTCTGGGGCGTCTTCATCGGCGTCGTCCTCTCGTTGCTGGTCACGATTTCTCGGGTCAGTAGTCCCACGACACACGAACTCGGTCAGATCGCCGGGACGGACCATTTCGTCGCTCTCGATCTATACCCGGCGGCGACGACCATCACGGATGTGTTCGTCTACCGCGTCGAAGCCGAACTGTTCTACGCGAACGCTGATACAGTTCGGACCGATCTCCTCGAACGGCTCGCAAAACGCGACTCCGATGTCGAATTGGTCGTCTTCGACCTCACATCATCGTCAACGGTCGACTTCGGAGCCGCGCAAATGTTGGAGGAACTCCAACAGAAACTCGGATCACGTGGAATTGACCTCCGTTTTGCGGAAGCCGAGCCCGAGGTCGTACAGCTGTTCGAAACGATGGGGTTCGCGGCGAACATTGACGGTGTGAAACCCGAGGAATCGGTCGATGACGTTATCGACCGCTGGAGCGCGGAGCAATCGTCCGAATGA